One window of the Geoalkalibacter sp. genome contains the following:
- the rplX gene encoding 50S ribosomal protein L24, whose translation MAIAKMHVKKNDMVVITTGKDSGKSGKVQQVFPEKGRLIVEGLNMVKRHSRPRPGQGEGGIVEKEAAIQAANVMLVCPACTKPTRTGKRFLDDGSKVRFCKKCNEIVDK comes from the coding sequence ATGGCAATTGCGAAAATGCATGTCAAGAAAAACGACATGGTTGTGATCACTACCGGCAAGGACAGCGGTAAATCCGGCAAGGTACAGCAGGTTTTCCCTGAAAAGGGGCGGCTGATCGTCGAGGGCCTCAATATGGTCAAACGTCACAGCCGGCCCCGACCCGGTCAGGGTGAGGGCGGCATTGTCGAGAAGGAGGCTGCGATCCAGGCGGCCAATGTCATGCTTGTCTGTCCCGCCTGCACCAAGCCCACCCGCACCGGCAAGCGGTTTCTCGATGACGGCAGTAAGGTGCGGTTCTGCAAGAAATGCAACGAAATTGTGGATAAGTAA
- the rplN gene encoding 50S ribosomal protein L14: protein MIQMQTMLDVADNSGARKLCCIKVIGGSKRKYAGIGDIIICSVKEALPNSKVKKGDVVRAVIVRTAKEVGRPDGSYIRFDNNSAVVVNPAGEPVGTRIFGPVARELRARQFMKIVSLAPEVI from the coding sequence ATGATTCAGATGCAGACGATGCTTGATGTAGCGGATAATTCCGGCGCCCGGAAACTCTGCTGTATCAAAGTTATTGGTGGCTCCAAGAGAAAGTATGCCGGGATCGGCGATATCATCATCTGCTCCGTCAAGGAGGCACTGCCCAACTCGAAGGTCAAAAAGGGTGATGTCGTTCGCGCGGTGATCGTGCGTACTGCCAAGGAGGTCGGGCGCCCCGACGGTTCCTATATTCGCTTCGACAACAATTCGGCCGTCGTTGTGAATCCTGCCGGCGAGCCGGTCGGAACCCGCATTTTCGGCCCCGTCGCCCGCGAGTTGCGTGCACGTCAGTTCATGAAGATTGTTTCCCTGGCGCCGGAAGTTATCTGA